One uncultured Jannaschia sp. DNA segment encodes these proteins:
- a CDS encoding tetratricopeptide repeat-containing sulfotransferase family protein, whose protein sequence is MSDAPDPLADARRAIDADRPDAAIAALRGLDGVEAAFLRARAALIDGRAGDAQAGFDAILAAAPKEPAVWMEAALAAHAAGAGPAFVKRAKGAGLPAPLVAMVQGAAAGKGARAQGTGAAGKRDLAALSAKVKARDLRGAETVAAPLLKAQAGAIVWAMLGQARLDAGKGPEAADAFARGLRLEPYAADLRLGLVRALARAGRMPQALAEARRAVQAAPGWADAQMAFGRLALAGDLAEPAFRAAEAARALAPKSDAPLRLAAEAALAMKRPDLALEPAAARKADAADRALLLGHVQASARDANAALATYGAALDRAPGDADLLAARGQLYQSLGRSDDAEADLRAAIAAHPAHGTALRALAYGGKLGADDAAIGAMRSAAKAEATPASDRRLALYALARATEPHAPDAAFAALARANAATADAFPHDAAADRAGLDRAFGRWPQLADLAPSDCEAAPIFVTGLPRSGTTLVEAILAAHPDVTAGGELGLLSHAIRPLVTRLDRGETPPPDMLGAIGADYDARVRRLTGASGRVTDKSIHSFVEIGLIRAILPRAAIVVVDRDPRDTALSIWRNHFPDGTHRYAASPEGIAAHAALFRAAVEGWRDRLPEGAFHTIRYEALLADPAAEARALLGACGLGWDDRVLGFHETAGRVDTLSFAQVRQPIYRTSEGGWARHEARIGPLLEALAREGLA, encoded by the coding sequence ATGAGTGATGCACCCGATCCCCTTGCCGACGCCCGCCGCGCCATCGATGCCGATCGCCCCGATGCCGCCATCGCGGCGCTGCGCGGGCTCGACGGGGTGGAGGCGGCTTTTCTTCGGGCACGGGCCGCGCTGATCGACGGTCGGGCCGGGGATGCGCAGGCCGGGTTCGACGCGATCCTGGCCGCCGCCCCGAAGGAGCCTGCGGTCTGGATGGAAGCGGCGCTGGCCGCCCATGCCGCCGGGGCCGGACCCGCCTTCGTCAAGCGCGCGAAGGGGGCCGGGTTGCCCGCGCCGCTGGTCGCGATGGTGCAGGGCGCGGCCGCGGGCAAGGGTGCCCGCGCGCAAGGAACGGGGGCCGCGGGCAAGCGCGACCTCGCCGCACTCTCGGCGAAGGTGAAGGCCCGTGACCTGAGGGGCGCCGAGACCGTCGCGGCCCCGCTTCTCAAGGCGCAGGCCGGAGCGATCGTCTGGGCGATGCTGGGGCAGGCCCGGCTCGACGCGGGCAAGGGGCCCGAGGCGGCGGACGCCTTCGCCCGCGGCTTGCGGCTCGAGCCCTATGCCGCCGATCTGCGGCTGGGACTGGTCCGGGCGCTGGCCCGCGCGGGCCGGATGCCGCAGGCCCTGGCCGAAGCGCGGCGCGCCGTTCAGGCCGCGCCCGGCTGGGCCGATGCGCAAATGGCATTCGGGCGGCTGGCACTCGCCGGGGATCTGGCCGAGCCTGCGTTTCGCGCCGCCGAGGCCGCCCGCGCCCTGGCGCCCAAATCCGACGCGCCGCTGCGTCTCGCCGCCGAGGCGGCGCTGGCAATGAAGCGCCCCGATCTTGCGCTGGAGCCGGCCGCCGCGCGCAAGGCCGACGCCGCTGATCGCGCCCTTCTTCTCGGCCACGTGCAGGCCTCGGCCCGCGATGCGAACGCGGCGCTCGCCACCTATGGCGCGGCGCTCGACCGCGCGCCGGGTGACGCCGACCTCCTGGCGGCGCGGGGCCAGCTCTACCAGTCGCTGGGGCGGTCCGACGACGCCGAGGCCGATCTGCGCGCCGCCATCGCCGCGCACCCGGCCCATGGCACGGCGCTCCGCGCGCTGGCCTATGGCGGCAAGCTTGGCGCGGACGATGCGGCCATCGGCGCGATGCGCAGCGCCGCCAAGGCCGAGGCGACGCCGGCCTCCGACCGGCGGCTGGCGCTCTATGCGCTGGCCCGCGCGACCGAGCCGCACGCGCCCGACGCCGCCTTCGCCGCATTGGCCCGCGCCAACGCCGCCACCGCCGACGCCTTTCCGCACGACGCCGCGGCCGACCGCGCCGGACTCGACCGCGCGTTCGGGCGATGGCCGCAGCTTGCCGACCTCGCGCCCAGCGACTGCGAGGCCGCGCCGATCTTCGTCACGGGCCTGCCCCGTTCGGGCACGACGCTGGTCGAGGCCATCCTTGCCGCGCACCCGGACGTGACCGCGGGCGGCGAGCTGGGCCTGCTGTCGCACGCGATCCGCCCGCTCGTCACGCGGCTCGACCGGGGCGAGACGCCGCCTCCGGACATGCTCGGGGCCATCGGCGCCGATTACGACGCACGGGTCCGCCGCCTGACCGGAGCCTCCGGGCGCGTCACCGACAAGTCGATCCATTCCTTCGTCGAGATCGGTCTCATCCGCGCGATCCTGCCGCGCGCCGCGATCGTCGTCGTCGACCGCGATCCCCGCGACACCGCCCTGTCGATCTGGCGCAATCACTTTCCGGACGGCACGCACCGCTATGCCGCCTCGCCTGAAGGCATCGCGGCCCATGCGGCGCTGTTCCGTGCGGCGGTCGAGGGCTGGCGCGACCGCCTGCCCGAGGGCGCGTTCCACACCATCCGCTACGAGGCGCTGCTGGCGGATCCCGCGGCCGAGGCGCGCGCGCTGCTGGGCGCCTGCGGGCTCGGCTGGGACGACCGCGTGCTCGGCTTCCATGAGACGGCGGGACGGGTCGACACGCTGAGCTTCGCGCAGGTGCGCCAGCCGATCTACCGGACCTCCGAGGGGGGCTGGGCGCGCCACGAGGCCCGGATCGGCCCGCTTCTGGAGGCGCTGGCCCGCGAGGGGCTTGCCTAG